In the genome of Patagioenas fasciata isolate bPatFas1 chromosome 12, bPatFas1.hap1, whole genome shotgun sequence, one region contains:
- the CRABP1 gene encoding cellular retinoic acid-binding protein 1 — translation MPNFAGTWKMRSSENFDELLKALGVNAMLRKVAVAAASKPHVEIRQDGDQFYIKTSTTVRTTEINFKIGESFEEETVDGRKCRSLATWENENKIYCKQTLIEGDGPKTYWTRELANDELILTFGADDVVCTRIYVRE, via the exons ATGCCCAACTTCGCCGGCACTTGGAAGATGAGGAGCAGCGAGAATTTTGACGAGCTTCTCAAGGCGCTGG GTGTCAATGCCATGCTCAGGAAGGTGGCAGTGGCTGCCGCCTCCAAACCCCATGTGGAGATCCGCCAGGATGGGGACCAGTTCTACATCAAAACTTCCACCACTGTCCGCACCACTGAGATCAACTTCAAAATCGGGGAAAGCTTTGAGGAGGAGACGGTGGATGGACGAAAGTGCAGG agtttggccacttgggagaacGAAAACAAGATCTATTGCAAACAAACTCTTATTGAGGGAGATGGCCCCAAAACATACTGGACTCGAGAATTAGCTAATGATGAGCTGATTTTG aCCTTTGGTGCTGACGATGTTGTGTGCACAAGAATTTATGTAAGAGAATAA